In a single window of the Anaerocolumna cellulosilytica genome:
- a CDS encoding sulfatase-like hydrolase/transferase gives MNQKDILIFLSDQHAGLCTGYAGDNIIRTPNLDRIAAQGTVFEEVYTSCPLCIPARMSMLSGQLPTKTGVLDNAGSISSDQATFLHALGAEGYETVLCGRMHFEGPDQRHGFTKRIFGDITPIYTGERRAFREMKHFGLTLTEVGCLDIIGGGNSPTLEYDRHVIQTALEYLGKDHEKPQCIVIGTYAPHFPYVAPVELYEYYLNKVIYPQTLSKGCNHEHPILEEKLRDISEETVIRARAAYWGMIEFMDRNIGFVYDAWNEYLKRSRKEGVFLYLSDHGDQVGERGLYGKKTFFEMSAHIPMVFQGSGIMAGGKIKNPCSIMDVGPTLCELAGGEQLPEQDGKSLTPQLKGGTEEERYVLSEILEGSANQRRVPGRMVRKGKWKYITYAGYEDSDLLFDLEKDRNELENLIDKQPVIAKEMKEIANKNWDTKEIINRYVIREKHLQIQARWIKHTQLDQSERWITTPDALKEPEKYYKSSIELPEHIKRRIKNILAE, from the coding sequence ATGAATCAAAAGGATATACTTATATTTTTAAGTGACCAGCATGCAGGCCTCTGTACAGGATATGCTGGAGACAACATAATACGTACACCAAATCTGGACAGGATAGCGGCACAGGGCACTGTTTTTGAAGAGGTGTATACGTCCTGTCCGTTGTGTATTCCTGCAAGGATGTCTATGCTGTCAGGCCAGCTGCCTACTAAAACGGGTGTTCTTGACAATGCAGGTTCTATTTCCTCAGATCAGGCTACCTTTCTCCATGCTTTGGGGGCAGAAGGTTATGAAACGGTCTTGTGCGGAAGGATGCATTTTGAAGGACCAGATCAGCGGCATGGGTTTACGAAAAGAATTTTTGGCGATATCACTCCAATTTATACCGGAGAGCGGAGAGCGTTCAGGGAAATGAAGCACTTTGGGCTTACTTTGACAGAAGTAGGGTGCTTAGACATTATTGGAGGTGGAAATTCACCTACATTGGAATATGACAGACATGTAATACAGACAGCCTTGGAATATCTCGGAAAAGATCACGAAAAGCCACAGTGCATAGTCATTGGTACCTACGCACCTCATTTTCCCTATGTAGCTCCGGTTGAGCTATATGAATATTACCTGAATAAAGTAATATATCCTCAGACTTTAAGCAAAGGCTGTAATCACGAACATCCCATTCTGGAAGAGAAATTAAGAGATATATCAGAGGAAACGGTTATAAGAGCAAGGGCTGCTTATTGGGGAATGATAGAGTTCATGGACAGGAATATAGGGTTTGTATACGATGCATGGAATGAGTATTTAAAGCGCAGCAGGAAGGAAGGTGTATTCCTTTATCTTTCAGATCATGGAGATCAGGTTGGGGAAAGGGGACTCTATGGTAAAAAGACTTTTTTTGAAATGTCAGCCCATATCCCTATGGTATTTCAGGGCAGCGGTATTATGGCAGGCGGGAAGATTAAAAACCCTTGCAGCATCATGGATGTGGGACCAACTCTATGTGAACTGGCAGGTGGGGAACAGCTTCCTGAACAAGATGGAAAAAGTCTGACTCCACAGCTTAAAGGTGGTACAGAAGAAGAGAGGTATGTCCTTAGCGAGATTTTGGAGGGGTCTGCTAACCAGCGAAGAGTGCCGGGAAGAATGGTTAGAAAGGGTAAGTGGAAATATATTACGTATGCTGGGTACGAGGATTCAGACCTGCTTTTTGACCTTGAAAAAGATCGGAATGAATTAGAGAATCTAATTGATAAACAGCCTGTAATAGCCAAAGAGATGAAAGAGATTGCAAATAAAAACTGGGATACAAAAGAAATCATAAACAGGTATGTTATCAGGGAGAAGCATCTACAGATTCAGGCTAGGTGGATAAAGCATACACAGCTTGACCAAAGTGAGCGGTGGATAACCACACCGGATGCTCTAAAAGAGCCAGAAAAATATTACAAGTCCAGCATAGAACTGCCTGAGCATATAAAAAGAAGAATAAAAAATATACTAGCCGAGTGA
- a CDS encoding beta-glucosidase: MECNKSKRLTYTEKAQRIVNSLTLEDKISLMSGKIDFKEVREAIRKKTDQHYNYIPYPAGGLPDYHVPPMLFCDGPRGVVCGTGKSTCFPVSMLRGAAFDTDLEEKIGHAIGKEVLAYKGNLFAGICINVPYNPGWGRSQETYGEESFHIGEMGSALVRGVQKEGVIACVKHFAFNQMENSRFKVNIDCNKRTEREVFLPHFKKCIDEGAASIMSSYNLYKGTYCGHHDYLLNQVLKKEWGFDGFVMSDFVWGVRDTVEAANGGQDMEMCCTTYYGDKLVNAVKDEKVTEDKINEAALRIIRTLLAFDECSSKVSAGVIGCPEHIQLALQAAREGITLLKNEDETLPFDRNVIKKLLVLGKLGIKEVIGDRGSSEVYPQYIVTPMQGLINAAPETEVIYYGGMDLNRCKELAKSADAVVFVVGYDYNDEGEYVAEDQNDLYTGAVGGDRVASLGLHKEEIRLLQEVGPLNRNSAAVMIGGNMIMVEEWKDYVGAIIMAYYPGMEGGTAIGEIIFGDINPSGKLPYVVPIKESDLPQVNWDTEYQHYDYYHGYTKLEKEGIKPRYPFGFGLSYTTFKIDNLQIKSDFRNITMQCNVANTGKRHGAEVIQMYVGFQNSAVDRPVKILRGFKRVDLAAGENKTVEISCQVSELGWYNERKNQMEIEHMEYEIYVGNSSDNLISGKFILE, from the coding sequence ATGGAGTGCAATAAAAGTAAAAGGTTAACTTATACGGAGAAGGCACAGCGTATCGTAAATTCCTTAACATTGGAAGATAAGATTTCGCTGATGAGCGGCAAAATAGATTTTAAGGAAGTAAGAGAAGCCATCCGAAAAAAAACGGATCAGCACTATAACTATATTCCTTATCCTGCAGGCGGATTACCAGACTATCATGTACCGCCTATGTTATTTTGTGACGGGCCAAGAGGAGTTGTCTGCGGAACGGGAAAAAGTACCTGTTTCCCCGTTTCTATGCTGCGCGGCGCTGCTTTTGATACAGATTTGGAAGAAAAAATAGGGCATGCAATAGGAAAAGAAGTTTTGGCTTATAAAGGAAATTTATTTGCAGGCATATGCATTAATGTACCTTATAATCCGGGATGGGGTAGAAGCCAGGAAACGTATGGGGAAGAATCATTTCATATTGGAGAAATGGGCTCTGCTTTGGTAAGGGGTGTACAAAAAGAAGGCGTTATCGCCTGTGTTAAACATTTTGCTTTTAACCAAATGGAAAACTCACGTTTTAAAGTAAATATTGATTGCAATAAAAGAACAGAAAGGGAGGTTTTTCTTCCGCATTTTAAAAAATGCATTGATGAGGGTGCTGCTAGTATTATGAGTTCCTATAATTTATACAAGGGAACCTACTGCGGACATCATGATTATTTATTAAATCAGGTTTTGAAGAAAGAGTGGGGTTTTGACGGTTTCGTAATGAGTGATTTTGTATGGGGTGTTCGGGATACGGTCGAAGCTGCCAATGGTGGCCAGGATATGGAAATGTGCTGCACAACATACTATGGAGATAAGCTGGTGAATGCAGTAAAAGATGAAAAAGTCACGGAGGATAAAATAAATGAAGCTGCCCTTCGTATTATCCGGACACTGCTTGCTTTTGATGAATGCAGCAGCAAAGTAAGCGCCGGTGTGATTGGCTGCCCTGAGCATATTCAATTAGCCTTGCAGGCTGCTAGAGAGGGTATCACCTTATTAAAAAATGAAGACGAAACATTGCCCTTTGACAGAAATGTTATAAAAAAGCTGCTTGTACTTGGAAAATTAGGCATAAAGGAAGTAATCGGAGATCGTGGTTCAAGTGAAGTATATCCTCAATATATAGTAACTCCAATGCAAGGATTGATAAATGCGGCTCCTGAAACAGAAGTTATTTATTATGGAGGAATGGATTTAAATCGTTGCAAAGAATTGGCAAAAAGTGCGGATGCAGTAGTTTTTGTTGTGGGGTATGATTACAACGATGAAGGTGAATATGTTGCAGAAGACCAGAATGATCTGTATACGGGTGCAGTAGGCGGAGACCGGGTGGCAAGCCTGGGTTTGCATAAAGAAGAAATACGGTTATTGCAGGAAGTTGGGCCTCTGAATAGAAATTCAGCTGCTGTAATGATTGGCGGCAATATGATTATGGTGGAAGAATGGAAAGACTATGTTGGTGCAATTATAATGGCTTATTATCCGGGAATGGAGGGAGGAACGGCAATTGGTGAAATCATTTTTGGTGATATTAATCCGAGTGGAAAGCTGCCCTATGTTGTTCCAATCAAAGAATCGGATTTGCCTCAAGTAAATTGGGATACGGAGTATCAGCATTATGATTACTATCATGGTTATACCAAATTAGAGAAGGAAGGAATTAAACCAAGATATCCGTTTGGATTCGGACTATCTTATACAACCTTTAAAATAGATAACCTTCAAATTAAAAGTGATTTCAGAAATATTACAATGCAATGCAATGTTGCAAATACCGGAAAACGGCATGGCGCAGAAGTCATCCAGATGTATGTTGGATTTCAGAATTCAGCAGTCGATAGGCCGGTGAAGATATTGAGAGGGTTTAAAAGAGTCGATTTAGCGGCCGGAGAGAATAAGACGGTTGAAATATCTTGTCAGGTATCAGAACTTGGTTGGTATAATGAGAGGAAAAACCAAATGGAAATTGAACATATGGAGTATGAAATATATGTAGGTAATAGTTCAGATAATTTAATATCGGGAAAGTTTATTTTAGAATAG
- a CDS encoding S-layer protein, with protein sequence MKKRILALALIAAMGFSLVACGKRNTGDNNTAVETGKETTETEQTSGTDKQQKTPQDFKTFKIGVCEPQAIDEVVIRRDYYENYLAKKYNVEFIFSEQVKDTDDELSFIENCADLGADAIISYRSEDANQMVQVCQEYGMAYVINNQRSAIVEEAFTGGYENFSGSFAADQPYVGSLFKQWLTNNASDDGSEGFLITSSLAYKGNTQHSECTEAVLSALQEKYGLTYEDTIKNLAVVSAPIEVANDKNIKIYIYPGVSSQNEGWLAGVSTALQTGNYGVFIQSGQSFTETAVVVDEVEKAFKKDIKVASVASISNSLLNAFNTKDSFGNTSVNMASVKSTSLVSSMAFVKVYNALTGYSNLNVQSSGEPSELLFKMWAIENPEQMNTLSNWDVAGGNKWIVDYNVIDQALGIYQPDLTYEAIQSVYDNVSYDEAKSRLE encoded by the coding sequence ATGAAAAAAAGAATTTTGGCATTGGCTTTAATAGCAGCTATGGGCTTTAGTTTGGTTGCCTGCGGCAAAAGAAATACCGGTGATAATAATACAGCGGTGGAAACAGGTAAAGAAACGACAGAAACAGAACAGACAAGCGGAACTGATAAACAACAAAAGACGCCCCAGGATTTTAAGACTTTTAAAATCGGTGTCTGTGAACCTCAAGCCATTGATGAGGTAGTAATTCGTCGTGATTATTATGAAAACTATCTAGCAAAAAAATATAATGTAGAATTTATATTTTCCGAACAAGTAAAAGATACGGATGATGAATTAAGCTTTATTGAGAATTGTGCTGATCTGGGTGCCGATGCGATTATCAGCTACCGTTCAGAAGATGCCAATCAAATGGTTCAGGTATGCCAGGAATATGGCATGGCTTATGTAATAAATAACCAGCGTTCAGCAATAGTAGAAGAGGCTTTTACAGGAGGCTATGAGAACTTTTCAGGTTCCTTCGCCGCTGACCAGCCATATGTTGGAAGCTTGTTTAAGCAATGGCTGACAAATAATGCTTCCGATGACGGAAGTGAAGGTTTCCTAATTACTTCTTCCCTAGCATATAAAGGGAACACACAGCATTCAGAGTGTACGGAAGCCGTTTTATCAGCACTTCAGGAGAAGTATGGTCTGACTTATGAAGACACAATTAAAAATCTTGCAGTTGTATCCGCACCAATTGAGGTTGCAAATGATAAAAATATAAAGATTTATATTTATCCGGGTGTTTCATCACAAAACGAAGGTTGGCTGGCTGGTGTCAGTACGGCTCTGCAAACAGGAAATTACGGCGTATTTATTCAGTCCGGACAATCCTTTACTGAAACAGCGGTTGTTGTTGATGAAGTAGAGAAGGCATTTAAAAAAGATATTAAAGTAGCTTCGGTAGCGTCCATTTCAAATTCGCTTTTGAATGCATTTAATACAAAAGATTCTTTTGGTAATACTTCGGTTAATATGGCATCGGTAAAATCAACCAGTCTTGTAAGTAGCATGGCGTTTGTAAAGGTATATAATGCATTAACTGGTTATAGCAATTTGAATGTGCAGTCAAGTGGTGAACCGTCAGAATTACTGTTTAAAATGTGGGCAATTGAGAATCCGGAGCAGATGAATACATTGTCTAATTGGGATGTGGCAGGAGGTAATAAGTGGATTGTGGATTATAATGTAATTGACCAGGCGCTTGGTATCTATCAACCAGACTTGACTTATGAGGCAATCCAATCGGTCTATGACAATGTTAGCTATGATGAAGCAAAATCCCGTCTTGAATAA
- a CDS encoding ABC transporter permease subunit, whose protein sequence is MNHKTVSYKLQSVLKLIILPVAVYIIFEIIDRLVTGKGVISSKADLRVLFRTVITCYCFAMALNCNLLLGRMDLSAGAQMFMGCIFGGNIALQFNLGGIGILVLSIVIGALCGLLVGVLFVNMRILPMVLGIGMTLIFECFSFGAYNQQGLMLYGKKNVEILSNLTFILLVAILLILVMTFLFQHSTFGYSRRAIQGSQKLAADSGINIFKNCILCYVLAGALVACAGVFDTAYKGTLTPGLGMSSNGSVFSNMFPMFLGIWLGSFVRNPVIGVLGGAVSVKLLTLGLSKLALGGSTQNIIIYSLFLIFMIYRTNSSKMEYLKKKKVRIKLAQETRRERHLQIT, encoded by the coding sequence ATGAATCATAAAACAGTTAGTTATAAATTACAAAGTGTGCTGAAATTAATCATATTGCCGGTTGCTGTGTATATAATATTTGAAATCATTGACAGATTGGTAACTGGTAAGGGAGTAATCAGTTCTAAGGCCGATTTGCGAGTGCTTTTCCGTACAGTCATTACCTGCTATTGCTTTGCCATGGCTCTTAATTGTAATTTACTTTTGGGGCGTATGGATCTCTCCGCTGGTGCACAGATGTTTATGGGATGTATCTTTGGAGGAAATATTGCCCTGCAGTTTAATTTGGGAGGCATAGGTATTCTTGTATTAAGTATAGTAATCGGAGCATTATGCGGACTTTTAGTGGGAGTTTTATTTGTCAATATGCGTATTCTTCCAATGGTACTTGGCATTGGTATGACACTGATTTTTGAATGTTTTTCTTTTGGTGCTTATAACCAGCAGGGACTTATGCTGTATGGGAAAAAAAATGTTGAGATTTTATCTAACCTAACGTTTATATTATTAGTAGCAATCCTGCTTATTCTCGTCATGACCTTTTTGTTCCAGCACAGTACCTTTGGTTACAGCCGCCGAGCGATTCAGGGAAGTCAGAAATTGGCAGCGGATTCAGGTATTAATATTTTTAAAAACTGTATTTTATGTTATGTACTTGCAGGTGCGCTGGTTGCCTGTGCGGGCGTTTTTGATACCGCTTATAAAGGAACATTAACACCAGGTTTGGGTATGAGCAGCAATGGCAGTGTATTCAGTAATATGTTCCCGATGTTCTTGGGTATCTGGCTTGGATCCTTTGTCAGAAACCCAGTAATCGGTGTTCTTGGAGGTGCAGTAAGTGTAAAATTGTTGACTTTAGGGCTTTCCAAACTGGCATTGGGAGGAAGTACTCAAAACATTATTATCTATTCCTTGTTTTTAATCTTCATGATTTACCGCACGAATTCCAGTAAAATGGAATATCTTAAGAAAAAGAAAGTGCGGATTAAACTAGCCCAGGAAACCAGACGGGAAAGACATCTCCAAATTACATAA
- a CDS encoding sugar ABC transporter ATP-binding protein, which yields MSAKGEVLFEVKDMCKNFGVTVALKSVDITIKRGEIRGLIGENGSGKSTVSSIIAGIQPATSGEMYYKGKPWKPENALEAVSNGIGMIVQEAGTIDNVTVAENIFLGNYQPFKRGMFISRSKMNAEAKKALDKIGASHINPAYPTHLYDMQERKLIEIARTMYNNPDLFVVDETTTALSQKGRNLLYTLMHKAAAENKAVVFISHDLDELIEHCDTLTILRDGVIIDNIEKADYEENDIKHKMVGREIKGNYYRVDTDGFGEEVVLKADCITTMKDLLCFDLELHKGEILGIGGLSDCGMHELGRALYGLEEVVDGKVVITQSDVVVKSPQIAFKNGMGYVSKNRDTESLELNASIGANIQSTGYKKNRLFGSIMSSKKEKEYAMLQVDALAIKCVNILQPVKAMSGGNKQKVVFGKWIADDADILILDCPTRGVDIGVKASMYRLIYEMKKKGKSIVMISEEMPELIGMADRILILKDGTLNGEFYRKESYNEHQLIESMI from the coding sequence ATGTCAGCAAAAGGTGAGGTTCTGTTTGAAGTAAAAGACATGTGTAAAAATTTTGGAGTGACGGTAGCTCTTAAATCTGTGGATATCACCATAAAGCGCGGAGAAATTAGGGGACTCATTGGTGAAAACGGGTCGGGTAAATCTACAGTTTCTTCCATTATTGCAGGAATACAGCCAGCGACCAGCGGTGAAATGTATTACAAAGGAAAGCCTTGGAAGCCAGAAAATGCTTTGGAAGCTGTTAGTAACGGAATTGGGATGATTGTGCAGGAAGCCGGCACAATTGACAATGTCACAGTTGCGGAAAATATTTTTCTTGGTAATTATCAGCCATTTAAGAGAGGTATGTTTATAAGTCGGTCAAAGATGAATGCAGAAGCAAAGAAAGCGTTGGATAAGATTGGTGCATCCCATATTAATCCTGCATATCCTACCCACTTATATGACATGCAGGAACGCAAACTCATTGAGATTGCACGAACCATGTATAATAATCCGGACCTTTTTGTGGTAGATGAAACGACAACCGCTCTGTCGCAAAAAGGAAGGAATCTTCTATATACACTGATGCATAAAGCCGCAGCGGAAAATAAAGCAGTTGTCTTTATCAGCCATGATTTGGACGAATTGATAGAACATTGCGACACACTTACCATTCTAAGGGACGGTGTTATCATTGATAACATAGAGAAAGCCGACTATGAAGAAAATGATATTAAGCATAAAATGGTAGGTCGTGAGATTAAAGGAAATTATTACCGTGTTGATACGGATGGATTTGGTGAAGAGGTTGTTCTTAAGGCAGATTGCATTACTACAATGAAAGACCTGCTGTGCTTTGACCTGGAATTACATAAAGGTGAGATATTGGGAATCGGTGGACTTTCTGACTGCGGTATGCATGAACTTGGACGTGCACTTTATGGTTTGGAGGAAGTGGTGGACGGTAAAGTTGTAATTACACAGTCCGATGTGGTTGTAAAAAGTCCTCAGATTGCTTTTAAAAACGGAATGGGGTATGTCTCCAAGAATCGTGATACAGAGTCTTTGGAACTGAACGCGTCCATCGGTGCCAATATACAAAGTACCGGCTATAAGAAAAACCGCTTGTTTGGTTCTATTATGTCAAGTAAAAAAGAAAAAGAATATGCGATGCTTCAAGTGGATGCCCTAGCCATTAAATGTGTAAATATACTCCAGCCGGTAAAGGCAATGTCAGGAGGAAATAAGCAAAAAGTAGTATTTGGTAAATGGATTGCAGACGATGCGGATATATTGATTCTGGATTGTCCGACCCGTGGGGTGGATATTGGTGTAAAAGCGTCTATGTATCGACTAATATATGAAATGAAAAAAAAGGGTAAATCAATCGTAATGATTAGTGAAGAAATGCCCGAGCTTATTGGTATGGCTGACCGTATACTTATTTTAAAAGACGGAACGTTAAACGGGGAATTTTATCGCAAGGAATCCTACAACGAACATCAACTGATTGAAAGTATGATTTAA
- a CDS encoding sulfatase-like hydrolase/transferase, giving the protein MNKRPHIIIFNPDQMQNAALAHMGENPAAQTPFLDEFTANEAVSYRNAFCQNPVCVPSRCSFLTGLYPHVHGHRTMNHMLHTHESSILKELKEDGYYVWMNARNDFLPGQEEGVFEAHANEIFYGGDVMPPPGPVNPGMRGEPGGKYYYSHYQGCLKTDENGIRYSSDDEIVDAAIHRAHNPIDERPLCLFLGLVNPHPEYGVEEPYFSAIDRTKLSKRIKERCPGSFEPVIETKIRENQGMEGFTEEDWDELRACYLGMCLKVDDMFRRLCDGLKAAGIYDDCAIFFFSDHGDYQGQFGLTEKNQNTFYDNLVRVPFLIKPPKGYEIDPGISDSIVELVDFYGTATDFAGIKPNHTHFGISLRSNIADRSLPVREYACCEGGRLAGEIHCDESHVDGEEGVNPRNLYWPRIKAEEDDRAHTKATMLRTKEYKYIRRLYEPDQLFDMQSDTGETHNLAENGSYQGIVSEMRLKMLDWYQSTCDIVPFTYDDRFNYEMTWNRVKKICPPNRVEEIQALIRDKKMSMFEIIRYCSDLQQK; this is encoded by the coding sequence ATGAATAAACGACCACATATTATTATCTTTAATCCAGATCAAATGCAGAATGCTGCATTGGCACATATGGGAGAGAATCCAGCAGCCCAAACACCATTTTTAGATGAATTTACCGCAAATGAGGCAGTTTCTTACCGGAATGCATTCTGCCAGAATCCTGTGTGTGTCCCCAGCAGATGCAGTTTTTTGACAGGCTTGTATCCGCATGTACACGGTCATCGTACCATGAATCATATGCTCCATACCCACGAAAGCAGTATATTAAAAGAATTAAAAGAAGATGGATATTATGTATGGATGAACGCTAGAAATGATTTTCTTCCGGGACAGGAGGAAGGAGTTTTTGAAGCACATGCTAATGAAATCTTCTACGGAGGAGATGTTATGCCGCCGCCTGGTCCTGTGAATCCGGGAATGCGTGGTGAGCCGGGCGGTAAATATTACTACTCTCATTATCAGGGATGTCTTAAAACAGATGAGAATGGGATACGTTACAGCAGTGATGATGAAATCGTGGATGCGGCAATTCACCGCGCACATAATCCGATTGACGAAAGGCCTCTCTGTCTGTTTTTAGGCCTGGTAAACCCACATCCGGAGTATGGAGTGGAGGAGCCTTATTTTTCTGCGATTGACAGAACAAAACTTTCTAAGAGAATTAAAGAACGCTGTCCGGGTTCCTTTGAACCTGTAATTGAAACGAAAATCAGGGAAAATCAAGGAATGGAAGGATTTACGGAAGAAGACTGGGATGAATTACGTGCTTGCTATTTAGGAATGTGCCTGAAGGTGGATGATATGTTCCGAAGGTTATGCGATGGACTGAAAGCAGCAGGTATCTATGATGACTGTGCTATTTTCTTTTTCAGTGATCATGGTGATTATCAGGGGCAGTTTGGCCTTACTGAAAAAAATCAAAATACTTTTTATGATAATCTTGTACGAGTTCCGTTTTTAATTAAGCCTCCAAAAGGGTATGAGATTGATCCGGGAATAAGCGATAGTATTGTTGAACTTGTAGATTTCTATGGGACAGCGACTGATTTTGCAGGAATAAAACCTAACCATACGCATTTTGGAATCAGCCTGAGAAGTAATATAGCAGACCGCAGCCTGCCTGTTCGTGAATATGCCTGTTGCGAGGGAGGACGCCTTGCAGGTGAGATACATTGTGATGAAAGTCATGTTGACGGAGAAGAAGGAGTCAATCCCCGTAATTTATACTGGCCTCGTATAAAGGCAGAAGAGGACGATAGGGCTCATACAAAGGCAACGATGCTTCGTACAAAGGAGTATAAATATATACGTCGGTTATATGAACCGGATCAGTTGTTTGATATGCAGAGTGATACGGGTGAGACACATAATCTTGCAGAGAACGGGTCATATCAAGGCATAGTATCGGAAATGCGTTTGAAAATGCTGGATTGGTACCAGTCTACCTGCGATATAGTGCCATTTACCTATGATGACCGTTTCAATTATGAAATGACATGGAACAGGGTAAAAAAGATATGTCCTCCCAATCGGGTGGAGGAGATACAGGCTCTGATACGAGACAAAAAAATGTCAATGTTTGAAATTATTCGGTATTGTTCAGATCTTCAGCAAAAATAG
- a CDS encoding ABC transporter permease — translation MSDTEIMKGAPRLSLTDRVSIVKNNPSFSFTFPIVVLLLIISVFGAATGGDFFGKNIFVGIFNQAIIIGTMATAVSFIYTTGNLDISVGNTMALSATIGALVYNLTGNANLMVVSAIISGILLMLFNCTMSVIFGVKSITVAIVMIQLYSAIVSNILGPETLKVDYAMCKIMENAGFRYAAFIIYFILCFIVFHLTSAGRELRFIGGNEICANQTGMNANKAKYISFFMAGIGVGLAAVFTIIRTGSVSTEVGNGMGMDVMLATVLGGMSIFGGAKSNSYAGLLGALTVSALNKGLLMVGISPTVIQGVRGAVFLLLVYMNSERPQTLPTRQQV, via the coding sequence ATGTCAGATACTGAAATTATGAAAGGCGCGCCCCGTCTTAGCCTGACGGATCGTGTCAGTATTGTTAAAAATAACCCTTCTTTTTCCTTTACATTTCCGATTGTAGTTCTTCTTCTGATTATTTCAGTTTTTGGAGCTGCAACAGGAGGAGATTTCTTTGGAAAAAATATATTCGTAGGTATATTTAACCAGGCCATTATTATCGGTACCATGGCTACGGCAGTTTCATTTATATATACAACGGGAAATCTAGATATTTCTGTAGGAAATACCATGGCCCTGTCCGCAACCATTGGAGCGTTAGTATATAATTTGACGGGAAATGCGAATCTAATGGTCGTTTCGGCAATTATTTCCGGTATACTGCTCATGCTGTTTAATTGTACAATGAGTGTTATATTCGGAGTAAAATCTATTACAGTGGCTATAGTTATGATACAGTTGTACAGTGCAATTGTAAGCAATATTTTAGGACCGGAGACTTTGAAAGTTGATTATGCAATGTGTAAAATAATGGAGAATGCTGGCTTCCGGTATGCTGCATTTATAATATATTTTATATTGTGTTTTATTGTATTCCATTTAACATCAGCCGGACGGGAACTACGCTTCATCGGCGGCAATGAAATCTGTGCGAATCAGACTGGGATGAATGCCAATAAGGCAAAGTATATCAGTTTCTTTATGGCTGGTATCGGAGTTGGACTGGCGGCGGTATTTACTATAATACGTACAGGTTCGGTTAGTACCGAGGTTGGAAACGGAATGGGAATGGATGTTATGCTTGCCACTGTATTGGGAGGAATGTCTATTTTTGGCGGAGCAAAATCCAACTCCTATGCAGGACTTCTCGGAGCCTTGACAGTTTCCGCTCTGAATAAGGGATTATTGATGGTCGGTATTTCACCTACGGTAATCCAGGGAGTACGAGGAGCAGTATTCCTGCTGCTTGTATATATGAATAGTGAACGCCCCCAGACCTTGCCGACAAGACAGCAGGTGTAG